From Mesorhizobium australicum, a single genomic window includes:
- a CDS encoding DUF1419 domain-containing protein, whose amino-acid sequence MSIHPPFRKVFEGVATREQMFALFNRHSDTLGGDPLSGVPYASEWFEISTSEYHFMLGLLPPLFQRTGMFGMSEYKAGNITSVFFTIRIRGRERWFHGFCDLSDKRSPDAMRAAIIAHETGALDSMTREEKLEAIWLATHADFKGIAGETNPDAWPPEHHGKRAILTYVAGQGTTLKLLDDLTDEEIDSRMPDVRARPRKGRGNDAEPS is encoded by the coding sequence ATGTCTATCCATCCTCCGTTCCGAAAGGTGTTCGAGGGCGTCGCAACGCGTGAGCAGATGTTTGCGCTCTTCAATCGCCACAGCGATACGCTCGGTGGCGATCCCCTGTCCGGCGTGCCATACGCGTCGGAATGGTTCGAGATCTCGACCAGCGAATACCATTTCATGCTTGGACTTCTGCCGCCGCTGTTCCAGCGAACTGGCATGTTCGGCATGTCCGAATACAAGGCCGGCAATATCACCAGCGTCTTCTTCACGATCAGGATCCGCGGGCGCGAGCGCTGGTTCCACGGTTTCTGCGACCTCTCCGACAAACGCAGTCCCGACGCGATGCGCGCAGCGATCATCGCCCATGAGACGGGCGCGCTCGACAGCATGACGCGCGAGGAAAAGCTCGAGGCGATCTGGTTAGCGACACACGCCGACTTCAAAGGCATCGCCGGCGAGACCAACCCCGATGCGTGGCCGCCAGAGCATCATGGAAAGCGGGCCATCCTTACCTACGTCGCCGGGCAGGGCACCACCCTCAAGCTTCTGGACGATCTGACCGACGAAGAGATTGACAGCCGCATGCCCGACGTTCGCGCGCGGCCTAGGAAAGGACGGGGCAACGATGCGGAACCATCGTAA
- a CDS encoding ParB/RepB/Spo0J family partition protein, translating into MAKSAIQKIAMNPSENISYDKLVLSQQNVRRVKDGITIEQLADDIGRRKLLQSLNVRPVLDADGEETGTYEVPAGGRRYLALGILVKQKRLAKNEPIPCIVNRSGTTSAEEDSLAENVHRENLHPLDQFRAFKALKEQGLDVEEIAARFFVSSATVKQRLRLASVSPKLLELYEKDVIRLEQIMAFSISNDHARQEQVWERIAGNPHMHEPYYIRRLLTETTVRADDRRAVYVGAEAYEAAGGVILRDLFEQDSGGWFQDAALLEQLVFDKLKLDAETIRVDGWKWVEAAISFPYGHTSGMRRVYAEPAEMSGEEIARYDAVKAEYDALDAKYAEMEDADQEIEDRLDQLGTELDGFGDRPQVYDPVQKAIAGAFLTLGANGQLQVEAGFVRPGDEPREEVDDDEAADAGDRDASQCDEAAEEPEEEGIKPLPERLVFDLTAQKTLALRNALASDVDIAFVTVLHVLVLQVFYRFAKDSCLEISLTSNSFGQVQGLAETAWAKEIAERHEAWDRDMPDSEKLWDFLLGLDEASGKALFAHCVSLSLNAVVEPWNKRPGALAHADALAATLGFDMVTAGWEPTVDNYLGRVTKARIVQSVREARGEDSAQLIDHMKKDLMAREAARLLEGSNWLAEPLRLAGDDTSVNSGETLSEDMTDEAALDGDAAELPAFLADPASEEPSVAEGDTDRLEAAE; encoded by the coding sequence ATGGCAAAAAGCGCCATTCAGAAGATTGCGATGAACCCATCGGAGAACATCTCCTATGACAAGCTTGTCCTGTCGCAGCAAAATGTTCGCCGCGTAAAGGACGGCATCACCATCGAGCAGCTTGCCGACGACATCGGCCGGCGCAAGCTCCTTCAGAGCCTGAACGTCCGTCCCGTCCTCGATGCAGATGGCGAGGAGACCGGGACCTACGAAGTGCCTGCCGGCGGCCGCCGCTATCTCGCGCTCGGCATCCTGGTCAAACAGAAGCGCCTGGCGAAGAACGAGCCGATCCCCTGTATCGTCAACCGCAGTGGAACGACCTCGGCGGAAGAGGACTCGCTGGCCGAGAACGTGCATCGCGAGAACCTGCATCCGCTCGACCAGTTTCGCGCATTCAAGGCGCTGAAGGAGCAGGGGCTCGATGTCGAGGAAATAGCCGCCCGCTTCTTCGTGTCGTCAGCGACGGTCAAGCAGCGGCTGAGGCTGGCCTCCGTCTCGCCAAAGCTGCTCGAACTCTATGAGAAGGACGTAATCCGCCTTGAGCAGATCATGGCGTTCTCGATCTCCAACGACCACGCCCGACAGGAGCAGGTCTGGGAGCGCATCGCCGGCAACCCGCACATGCACGAGCCGTACTACATCCGGCGCCTGCTGACGGAAACGACGGTTCGTGCCGACGATCGCCGCGCGGTCTATGTCGGCGCCGAGGCCTATGAAGCCGCTGGCGGTGTCATCCTGCGCGACCTGTTCGAGCAGGATTCCGGTGGATGGTTCCAGGATGCGGCCCTTCTTGAGCAACTGGTCTTCGACAAGCTCAAGCTCGACGCCGAAACCATCCGCGTCGACGGCTGGAAGTGGGTCGAAGCGGCGATCAGCTTCCCGTACGGCCACACCTCCGGCATGCGGCGGGTCTATGCCGAACCCGCGGAGATGAGCGGTGAGGAGATCGCACGCTACGATGCGGTGAAGGCTGAGTACGACGCCCTCGACGCCAAATATGCCGAGATGGAGGACGCCGACCAGGAAATTGAGGACAGACTCGATCAGCTCGGGACCGAACTCGACGGTTTTGGCGACCGTCCCCAAGTTTATGATCCGGTGCAGAAAGCCATCGCCGGTGCGTTCCTTACGCTCGGCGCCAACGGCCAGCTGCAGGTCGAAGCCGGCTTTGTCCGTCCCGGTGACGAGCCCCGGGAAGAAGTGGACGATGACGAGGCGGCTGACGCCGGAGATCGCGACGCGTCGCAGTGCGACGAGGCGGCCGAGGAGCCCGAGGAAGAAGGCATCAAGCCGCTGCCCGAACGGCTGGTCTTCGATCTGACCGCGCAGAAGACGCTGGCGCTGCGTAACGCGCTGGCGAGTGACGTCGACATCGCCTTCGTCACGGTCCTCCATGTTCTCGTGCTGCAGGTGTTCTACCGATTCGCCAAGGACAGCTGCCTCGAGATCAGCCTGACCAGCAACAGCTTCGGCCAGGTCCAGGGGCTCGCCGAAACCGCCTGGGCAAAAGAGATCGCCGAGCGTCACGAGGCATGGGATCGGGACATGCCGGATAGCGAAAAGCTGTGGGACTTCCTGCTCGGTCTGGACGAAGCGAGCGGCAAGGCGCTGTTCGCGCACTGCGTCTCCCTCTCGCTCAACGCCGTCGTCGAGCCCTGGAACAAGCGTCCGGGCGCGCTTGCCCATGCCGATGCGCTTGCCGCCACGCTCGGCTTCGACATGGTTACGGCCGGCTGGGAACCGACCGTCGACAACTATCTCGGCCGGGTCACCAAGGCCCGGATCGTCCAGTCAGTGCGCGAGGCCCGCGGCGAGGACTCTGCGCAGCTGATCGACCACATGAAGAAGGACCTGATGGCCCGCGAGGCCGCCCGTCTTCTCGAAGGATCGAACTGGCTGGCCGAGCCGCTGCGACTTGCTGGTGACGACACGTCGGTCAACTCGGGTGAGACTCTATCCGAGGATATGACGGACGAAGCAGCTCTCGACGGTGATGCCGCCGAGCTGCCCGCCTTCCTCGCCGACCCAGCGTCGGAGGAACCTTCCGTGGCCGAAGGGGACACGGACCGCCTCGAGGCCGCCGAGTAA
- a CDS encoding DUF932 domain-containing protein, translating to MTHMEIQAPARSVSNGYKVDVSRGQRIGRVSSEWFNRPDDERFLSLTDLNNAVKRRSERSKTRIVESEAIRVEASRDNPERLTLMLPDAHAPVAPTHWSFGQLASLVGAPATYLRQLPAALAGINLQYGLSTHRAEQVKTLEIENGRLELRAVTGPDYGRIFDSELVDAVQKIAGNGTGDTRWKVPGVLDWSTSIYNPNVDISKDTTTLYASDRDIFVFLVDDLNPIEAGRLPNGEPDLYFRGFYAWNSEVGSKTLGIASFYLRAVCCNRNLWGVEDFQEITIRHSKYAASRFALEAEPALIQFAESSPMPFVNGIKAARERVVARNDDDRTTFLRKRGFSKGEATKIIDAVLTDEGHPPTSVFDFVQGITRVARDKQHQDVRLELEGKAKKLFDLAN from the coding sequence ATGACCCATATGGAAATCCAGGCGCCGGCGCGCAGCGTGTCCAACGGCTACAAGGTCGATGTCAGCCGCGGCCAGCGCATCGGTCGCGTGTCGTCGGAATGGTTCAATCGGCCGGACGACGAGCGCTTCCTGTCGCTCACCGACCTCAACAATGCGGTGAAGCGCCGGTCCGAACGCAGCAAGACGCGCATCGTCGAGAGCGAGGCCATCCGGGTCGAAGCGTCTCGCGACAATCCCGAACGGTTGACGCTCATGCTGCCCGATGCCCACGCTCCGGTCGCACCGACGCACTGGAGTTTCGGTCAGCTCGCTAGCCTGGTCGGTGCGCCTGCGACCTATCTGCGTCAGCTGCCAGCCGCGCTCGCCGGCATCAATCTGCAGTATGGCCTTTCCACGCATCGCGCCGAACAGGTCAAGACGCTTGAGATCGAGAACGGCCGCTTGGAGCTTCGAGCGGTAACAGGCCCGGACTACGGCAGAATATTCGACTCAGAACTGGTCGACGCCGTCCAGAAGATCGCCGGCAACGGCACCGGCGACACACGCTGGAAAGTGCCCGGCGTTCTAGACTGGTCGACCAGTATCTACAATCCCAACGTCGACATCTCGAAGGACACGACGACGCTCTATGCGTCGGACCGTGACATTTTCGTCTTCCTGGTCGACGATCTGAATCCGATCGAAGCCGGTCGCCTGCCGAACGGCGAACCCGATCTCTACTTCCGTGGATTCTACGCCTGGAACAGCGAGGTCGGCTCAAAAACACTAGGAATTGCAAGCTTTTACCTACGTGCCGTCTGTTGCAACAGGAATCTGTGGGGTGTCGAGGATTTCCAGGAAATCACCATCCGGCACTCCAAATATGCCGCCTCCCGCTTCGCGCTCGAAGCCGAGCCGGCGCTGATCCAGTTTGCCGAATCCTCCCCCATGCCCTTCGTCAACGGCATCAAGGCAGCGCGCGAACGCGTCGTCGCCCGTAACGACGACGATCGTACGACATTCCTGCGCAAGCGCGGCTTCTCCAAGGGCGAAGCCACGAAGATCATCGACGCCGTGCTGACCGACGAGGGCCATCCGCCGACATCGGTGTTCGACTTTGTGCAGGGCATCACGCGTGTTGCGCGCGACAAGCAGCATCAGGACGTACGGCTCGAACTGGAAGGCAAGGCGAAGAAGCTGTTCGACCTCGCCAACTGA
- a CDS encoding DUF1173 domain-containing protein, producing the protein MRRFKLAEQVIEETAPDLQIALADAYRKRIRPRCMCKEGGLTMYIAQVGEHYIVKRMPMSGGGHDPACPSYEPPDELSGLGVLMGSAIQVDSESGMSALKVAFSLTKIGTRAAPGAGTDATDTIAGDAKKLSLRSLLYYLWHQAELTAWTSRWAGKRHWWNIRWHLIEAAGQMMVKGGPLSEMLFVPEPFRAVDKAAIEQRRTAALIPALPPKAGPRKLMILVGEAKEFAPTRSGHRLIVKHLPDFPLLLDEGLYGRLRRRFEAELELWNADEASHLMAIATFGLTPAGLAVVEDVALMVVAENWVPYDSAYEKRLVDALARLRDRSVKGLRYNLSAETPTASAMLQRQSQPIALYVVPPSADDAYEEALEELIASRPEIGAWIWRAAEKEMPPLPFR; encoded by the coding sequence ATGCGACGATTCAAACTTGCCGAACAGGTGATCGAAGAGACGGCGCCGGACCTTCAGATCGCGTTAGCGGATGCTTACCGTAAGCGCATTCGACCGCGCTGCATGTGCAAAGAAGGCGGCCTTACGATGTATATTGCTCAGGTTGGAGAGCACTACATCGTCAAGCGTATGCCGATGTCGGGTGGCGGGCACGATCCAGCTTGTCCATCTTACGAGCCGCCTGACGAGTTGTCGGGTCTCGGCGTGCTGATGGGCAGCGCGATCCAGGTCGATTCGGAGAGCGGAATGTCAGCGCTGAAAGTCGCCTTCAGTCTGACGAAAATCGGCACTCGGGCTGCGCCGGGAGCGGGCACGGATGCGACTGACACCATCGCCGGCGACGCAAAGAAGCTCTCGTTGCGCAGCTTGCTCTACTATCTTTGGCACCAGGCCGAGCTGACAGCGTGGACCTCGCGATGGGCTGGCAAGCGTCACTGGTGGAATATTCGCTGGCACCTGATCGAGGCCGCCGGCCAGATGATGGTGAAGGGTGGACCGCTCAGCGAGATGCTCTTCGTGCCTGAACCGTTTCGAGCAGTCGACAAGGCCGCGATCGAGCAGCGCCGGACCGCGGCCCTGATACCCGCACTCCCGCCCAAGGCCGGACCGCGCAAATTGATGATACTGGTGGGTGAGGCAAAGGAGTTTGCTCCGACACGTAGCGGTCATCGGCTGATTGTGAAGCATCTGCCGGACTTTCCTCTCCTCCTCGATGAAGGCCTGTATGGGCGTCTGCGGAGACGCTTTGAAGCTGAACTGGAATTGTGGAATGCCGACGAGGCTTCTCACCTGATGGCGATCGCGACGTTCGGGTTGACGCCGGCCGGCCTTGCGGTCGTTGAGGACGTGGCGCTGATGGTGGTCGCAGAAAACTGGGTGCCTTACGATTCCGCGTACGAAAAGAGGCTGGTCGATGCATTGGCCCGGCTTCGTGACCGCAGCGTCAAAGGTTTACGGTACAATTTGTCGGCAGAAACGCCAACCGCGTCTGCAATGCTGCAGCGTCAATCCCAGCCGATCGCACTTTATGTTGTTCCGCCTTCAGCGGACGACGCTTATGAAGAGGCGCTGGAAGAGTTGATCGCGTCGCGGCCGGAAATTGGCGCGTGGATCTGGCGCGCGGCGGAGAAAGAGATGCCTCCCTTGCCCTTTCGATGA
- a CDS encoding transporter substrate-binding domain-containing protein has translation MDSGLQQADLGAARWAACAEGKPLTLTGYRSVARTDGCKLAVIRDQIQHRFAVDLGVPKDRILVLETYTEAASAVAAGEAHAYASVARAHSGFLERNSDLQLEVVAVPPNEKEPAFGSFAFRKTDEAFRQAIDEALLVYLGSAEHRAMMKKFGFRDAEIDLVAHLDHSRDSN, from the coding sequence GTGGATAGCGGCCTTCAGCAGGCCGATCTGGGCGCTGCCCGATGGGCTGCTTGTGCGGAAGGGAAACCCCTGACGCTGACCGGGTACAGGTCGGTTGCCAGGACTGACGGCTGCAAACTCGCTGTCATACGCGACCAGATACAGCACCGCTTTGCGGTTGATCTCGGTGTCCCGAAGGATCGCATCCTGGTACTCGAGACCTATACCGAGGCCGCTTCAGCTGTAGCGGCCGGTGAAGCCCATGCCTATGCAAGCGTTGCCAGGGCGCATAGCGGATTCCTCGAACGAAATTCCGACCTTCAGTTGGAGGTTGTAGCCGTGCCGCCCAATGAGAAGGAACCAGCATTCGGTTCCTTCGCCTTTCGCAAAACCGATGAAGCTTTCAGGCAGGCCATCGACGAAGCATTGCTGGTCTACCTTGGCTCAGCCGAGCATCGCGCCATGATGAAGAAATTCGGCTTCAGGGATGCCGAGATCGACTTGGTTGCACATCTCGACCACAGCCGAGATTCCAACTGA
- a CDS encoding transporter substrate-binding domain-containing protein, with protein MTKFAYLIEPPFNYRDADGTVTGCDVALARTVLGMVGLHDVEMVETEFAHLLPALSEGRWQMTTGLFATEERRWIAAFSRPIWALPDGLLVRKGNP; from the coding sequence ATGACCAAGTTCGCTTACCTGATCGAACCTCCTTTCAATTACCGTGATGCTGACGGAACCGTCACTGGCTGCGACGTCGCCTTGGCGCGAACGGTTCTTGGGATGGTCGGCCTTCATGACGTCGAGATGGTCGAAACCGAATTCGCGCATCTCCTTCCAGCGCTCAGCGAAGGCCGTTGGCAGATGACAACCGGCCTTTTTGCGACCGAGGAGCGCCGGTGGATAGCGGCCTTCAGCAGGCCGATCTGGGCGCTGCCCGATGGGCTGCTTGTGCGGAAGGGAAACCCCTGA
- a CDS encoding cold-shock protein → MEEAPRGRQVVKVLDIGDHSPTAPASVRQRDDRTDGSDVQLEIEGSVKWYNSEKGFGFISPDNGDKDVFVHATALTRSGLSVLEEGQRVVFQSAQGKKGMEVRSIRLD, encoded by the coding sequence GTGGAAGAGGCGCCACGCGGGCGGCAGGTCGTCAAAGTCCTCGACATCGGCGACCATAGCCCGACAGCACCTGCTTCTGTGCGCCAGCGCGACGATAGAACGGATGGGAGCGACGTGCAGTTGGAGATCGAGGGCTCGGTCAAATGGTACAATTCCGAAAAGGGGTTCGGCTTCATATCTCCCGACAACGGTGACAAGGATGTTTTCGTCCACGCCACCGCGTTGACGCGGTCGGGGCTCAGCGTGCTCGAAGAGGGACAGCGGGTGGTTTTCCAGTCCGCTCAAGGCAAGAAGGGCATGGAGGTTCGATCCATTCGCCTGGACTAG
- the repC gene encoding plasmid replication protein RepC: MEREIATTPFGSRPMSLALMAGQIEAKEIPDGKAAGKWQVYRDLCEGKSIIGVGDRSLAVLAGLLSFHPDDELSEENGLIVFPSNKQLSLRSHGMANATLRRHLAALLDCGIILRRDSPNGKRYARKGRGGELEDAFGFSLAPLLARAEEFHQAAERVRADNRALKLMRERITLQRRDIAKLIDAAVEEGAPGAWQALWRRFRLVVDHLPRKASVVELEPFAAELDQIRDEVDIALKDFMNVTNPSANESQNEPQQSDSNPESHFEFEPAFEKARGSAEPRREPQEPPKTYHLGLVLKACPDIVDYATAGIGNWRDLMATAAQVRGYLGVSPSAYEDACHVMGPETAAIVVACILQRAQHINSAGGYLRALTEKARAGQFSVGPMLMAAFKAYSSAPEKKAG, encoded by the coding sequence ATGGAGAGGGAAATTGCAACGACTCCCTTCGGGAGTCGACCGATGTCGCTTGCCCTTATGGCAGGGCAGATCGAAGCCAAAGAGATTCCGGATGGGAAGGCCGCCGGCAAGTGGCAGGTCTATCGCGATCTCTGCGAAGGCAAGAGCATCATAGGCGTCGGCGACCGTTCGCTGGCCGTCCTGGCCGGATTGCTGTCGTTTCATCCGGATGATGAGCTGTCCGAAGAGAATGGGCTGATCGTCTTCCCATCGAACAAGCAGCTGTCGCTGCGGTCGCACGGGATGGCAAACGCCACTCTACGCCGGCATCTCGCGGCGCTGCTCGATTGCGGCATCATCCTGCGCAGGGACAGCCCGAACGGCAAAAGGTATGCTCGAAAGGGGAGGGGAGGGGAGTTGGAGGATGCCTTCGGCTTCTCCCTGGCCCCCTTGCTCGCCCGTGCCGAAGAGTTCCACCAGGCGGCCGAGCGCGTGCGTGCGGACAACCGTGCACTAAAGCTCATGCGCGAGCGCATCACTCTGCAGAGGCGCGACATCGCCAAGCTGATCGATGCGGCGGTCGAAGAGGGCGCACCGGGCGCCTGGCAGGCCCTCTGGAGACGCTTCAGGCTCGTGGTGGATCACCTCCCGAGAAAAGCGAGCGTCGTCGAACTCGAGCCGTTCGCTGCGGAGCTCGATCAGATCCGTGATGAAGTCGATATCGCATTGAAAGACTTCATGAATGTTACGAATCCGAGCGCCAATGAGTCTCAAAATGAGCCGCAGCAATCTGATTCAAATCCCGAATCCCATTTTGAATTTGAACCAGCTTTCGAGAAAGCCAGGGGATCGGCCGAGCCCAGACGAGAACCGCAGGAGCCGCCAAAAACGTATCACCTCGGCCTAGTGCTGAAAGCTTGCCCCGATATTGTGGATTACGCCACCGCCGGGATCGGAAACTGGCGCGATTTGATGGCGACCGCCGCCCAGGTGAGGGGATATCTCGGCGTGTCGCCGTCGGCCTACGAGGATGCCTGCCACGTCATGGGGCCGGAAACCGCGGCCATCGTCGTCGCCTGCATTCTGCAGCGGGCCCAGCACATCAACTCGGCGGGAGGATACCTGCGGGCGTTGACCGAGAAGGCGAGGGCAGGGCAGTTTTCCGTTGGACCCATGCTGATGGCGGCCTTCAAGGCATACTCGTCAGCGCCAGAGAAGAAGGCGGGGTAA
- the repB gene encoding plasmid partitioning protein RepB produces the protein MARKNVFDLALDSTEVAPALAQPKLGRPLLGLERPNRPASPLGSISQSLENINSRASRAEEIEKKLAEGQTVIELDTSLIDSSFVVDRLGVNAEDTASLIAQIKEHGQQVPILVRPHPDSEGRYQVAYGHRRLAATKELGRNVRAVVRDLTDEQLVVSQGQENNSRTDLSFIERSFFGARLEDRGFSREIIMASLGVDKAALSRMIALIKRLPPELIEAIGAAPSFGRQRWSELADMLAENARQTKALKFIREPDFLTLKSDDRFQAVYAELKTRKAANTTEATSWAPSDKSVSVVARTRPKGVSLDITKAEAKPFAEWLTGNLDSLFEAYRQSKQEN, from the coding sequence ATGGCGCGAAAGAACGTTTTCGATTTGGCGCTGGACTCTACCGAAGTTGCTCCTGCGCTCGCGCAGCCGAAGCTGGGACGTCCCTTGCTCGGCTTGGAGAGGCCAAACAGGCCTGCCAGTCCTCTTGGATCCATCTCGCAGTCACTGGAGAACATCAATTCTCGGGCATCGCGAGCAGAGGAAATCGAGAAAAAGTTGGCCGAAGGCCAGACCGTCATCGAACTCGATACCTCGCTGATCGACAGCTCATTCGTCGTCGATCGCCTTGGGGTTAATGCTGAGGACACCGCCTCCTTGATTGCGCAGATTAAGGAACATGGCCAGCAAGTACCGATCCTAGTGCGTCCGCATCCAGACAGCGAAGGTCGCTATCAGGTTGCTTACGGGCATCGTCGTCTAGCGGCCACCAAGGAACTTGGAAGAAACGTGAGGGCGGTTGTACGCGATCTCACCGACGAACAGCTCGTCGTCTCGCAAGGTCAGGAGAACAACTCCCGAACAGATCTCTCATTCATTGAACGGTCGTTCTTCGGGGCTCGTCTCGAGGATCGTGGGTTCTCCCGCGAAATCATCATGGCGTCGCTTGGCGTCGACAAGGCCGCCTTGAGCCGCATGATCGCGCTGATCAAGCGATTGCCGCCCGAACTGATCGAGGCAATCGGCGCTGCGCCGTCATTCGGACGCCAGCGGTGGTCTGAACTAGCCGACATGCTCGCGGAGAACGCAAGGCAGACAAAAGCTCTGAAATTCATTCGGGAGCCTGATTTCCTCACCCTGAAGAGCGATGACAGGTTCCAGGCCGTCTACGCGGAGCTGAAAACGCGGAAGGCCGCCAACACTACGGAAGCCACATCTTGGGCGCCCAGCGACAAATCAGTGAGCGTTGTTGCAAGAACGCGCCCGAAAGGCGTCTCGCTCGATATCACGAAGGCGGAAGCCAAGCCTTTCGCCGAATGGCTTACAGGCAATCTGGACAGCCTCTTCGAGGCCTACAGGCAGTCGAAACAGGAGAACTGA